The sequence GAGATGCTCAACATCGCTTGAACCTTCCGATGATGGAAGTGGTCAAGAAATAAATCCTGAAGTTGTTGGATGTAGGGGTTATCtatcccatatccgatagcaaatgggtaaTCCCGGTTCAAGTCGTTCCAAAGAAATCCGGAGTCACGATGGTGAAAAACGAATATAATTACCTAGTTCCAACTAGAATTCAGAtcggttggagagtgtgcatcGATTATCGAAAGTTCAATCCTACCACCCGAAAAGACCATTTTTCCTTATcgtttattgatcaaatgcttgagagATTGGCTGGACACtctcactattgttttcttgatgGTTTTTCAGGGTATAATCAGATTGTAATAGCTCCGGAAGATCATGAAAAGACGACTTTTACTTGTCCATTTGGCACATTTGCATATAGACATAGGCCAGTCGGTTTGTGTAATGCTCCAGGCACTTTTCAACGTTGTATGGTAAGTATATTTCCAGATTATGTTGCTAGCATCatagaagtgtttatggatgactttagtgtgtATAGCGATTCTTTTGACAAGTGTTAGACAACCTTACACTAATCCTTAAAAGATGCGTAGAAACTAATCTTGTTCTTAATCGGGAAAAGTGTCACTTTATGGTGAATCATGGTATTGTCCTAGGCCATATTGTATCCTCTAGGGGGTTAGAAGTGGACAAGCTAAGATAGATGTGATTAAAAATTTATAATACCCCACAACTGTGAGGGAGgttcgttcttttcttggacaTACAAGTTTTTATAGGAGGTTCATCAAGGATTTCTCTAAGATTGCAATGCCCCTGTGAAGACTTTTGCAAAAAGATGTTACCTTTGATTGTGACAAGGAATGCAAGAAGGCTTTTGACACCTTAAAAGAGTTGTTGACTACCGCACCCATCATCAAACCACCGGACTGGAACAAGCCCTTTGAGTcgatgtgtgatgctagtgactAGCTGAGGGAGTCGTGTTGGGACAGCGAGATGGTAAAGTTCcatatgccatttattatgcttctagaactctTAATGGCGCACAAATCAACTACTCCACCACTGAAAATAAGCTCTTAGACATAGTGTTTGCACTTGAAAAGTTCAGATCTTACTTGGGGGATACGCAAGTGATTGTCTTCTCCGACCATGCTGCAAACTCTGATACTTGCTAACAAAGAAAGATGCTAAGCAAAGGCTCATTAGgtggattcttcttcttcttcaagtgttCCATTTCCAAATTAAGGACAAGAATGGTAGTGAGAATACCGTAACGGATCATTTGAGTCGTTTGATTGCATCCAAAGAAGCAATTCCTTTGTATGATAGTTTTCCGGATGAGAAACTCTTTATGGTGGATAGCACAAATCCATGGTATGCTGAtattgtgaactacttggtgaCGGGACAAGTACCCGGTACCATGTCAACTTTTCAGAAATTGAAGCTCAAGAAAGTATCCAAGCAATATACATGGGATGAACCATATTTGTGGAAACATTGTGCTGACCAAATAATGAGAAGGTGCGTCCTAGAATCCGAGTTTCAATATATTCTTAATTTTtgtcactcatatgcttgtggatGCCATTTTGGGTCCAAAAGAATGGCACTCAAGGTTCTTGAGAGTGGTTTCCATTGGCCCACTTTATTTAAGGATGCATACTTTTGTAaagcttgtgataggtgccaacgAACCGGCAATCTAGGTGCTAAAAATCAAATGCCACTAACACCAATTCTCCCCGTAGAGATATTTGATGTATGGGTTATCGATTTTATGGGGCCTTTTGTGAATTCGAATGTGAATCTTTATATAGTTCTTgctgttgattacgtttctaaatgggtggaggctagaACCACCAAGACTAATGATTctgaagttgtttgtgagtttgtgaaggaacaaATATTTTTCAGGTTTGGCACACCTCATATGGTGATTAGCGATGGATGTTCCCATTTTCAGAGATCCTTTCACACTCTTCTCAAGAAGTACAATATTACTCACAAATTCGGCACACCGTACCATCCGCAAACAAGTGGACAAGCTGAAATTTCTAACCGGGAGATCAAGTCAATTTcagagaagacggtgaatactacaaggaaagattggagttttAGACCCAATGATGCTTTATGGGTGTACCGGAAAACATACAAACTCCAATTGGGATGTCTCCGCTTAGGATGATTTATGGCAAACCTTGTCATCTTCCCGTAGAACTTGAACACAAAGCTTTTTGGGCCatcaagatgtgcaacatggagctAGATGCTGCAGGGAAACAAAGAAATCTTCAACTCAATGGGTTAGAAGAAATCCGCAATGATGCATATGAAAGTTTTCACATTTACAAGGATAAAACTAAAGcttttcatgacaagatgatttctcagaAAAGTTTTCTTATAGGGCAGAAAGTTCTCTTATTTCATTCTCGTCTTAAGTTTTTATCCGGTAAACTTAGGTCCCGATGGGTTGGACCATTTGTTattatgtgttttctcatggtgcagtggagcTTTCTAGTCCCAAAACAGGGAAGATTTTCAAGGTGAACGGCCATCGagtgaaaccatattatgagcaATTTGTGACGGAGAATCAAGAGATCATAGAATTAAGTGatccactccctctggaggagtaattagAGCTGAAAGTCGGGCTGACGAATTTAAACCaaacgctaaatgggaggcaacccactggttttatattttttatccttttatttttaattttcttcttttgcatatcatattaggatttcccaccttggttttacttaggatgagtcaattacattgagaacaatgtaaaatttaagtgtgggggagtgtttggatattttgcatatagtcgatttttcaaaattttgtaaatattttcattaaaaaccttcaacttgtagagattttagagtcactagcatacttctaggtatgtttacatagagaattctgaccgacatactgaacttggaagtagtagggaactacgttcagatttcttacttgttagagtgttaaatagtggatttaatcatgccggtggcgAATGAGGAGCAGAGAAAAATGCATCAAGTGGGGCACTAGACCAAAAATTCTTTGTagatgactaaagagctttcgtTTGAGTGTGTGTCAGTGTacattaattccgggtagaatggtgagctacccaacttcacaccatTTTTAGCACTATTTTTGATTTCTTGAGAGCTAATTTTgttaatcatgagggtgacgtctatagatgaaaaccaccttcttgtagtttgatttgcagttagcaccattctctctctcgccaacaacaggtccatagaaacacaatcatcatcaacaagggagcgacatcaaaatatacaaggaaagttgaagacgtttaaggattacaagcaacagtacaaggaagtgcaaatttcatatccaagtaaagcaacatacaatgagaagATTTTTATgtatatgttgaagacttacatataaggagcggaaTTACATATTCaaattgaagacttatttacaagagcgaagaaaatcaaaagatgagagttattgaagtttatgatacgatatgttacaagttgtgaagatcaaagtggtaacGTACTTAtctcatggccatgttaattttatttcatatttattgttttagttgcaatctctttaaaaaaaaaatctatgaggaagtttcaagcaacaaggaatataGGAAAAGAGTTACAATTGCCAAAGTTTTATgaggttcaagagtttatcatcaatagacgaagaccaagaagaatgaagaatacGAGCTGAAGATTaggtttctattggatgttgtgagagtggtgctttcttCATTTccgatcagatgtgaaggtggtaagtactcccatccttgctatagtggttgatttcctttcttagagatcatcaggaaacagtcttttatttcccacgattttGTGGGGTCTCTAGAAATAAtccggaaggtttccttcccaccattcaacgtgtgtaggatttctctcttcattcctacctgcacacatgtgagacccataaaaaagttgtcttattgagtgcaattatcataaaatccttttaaatgAGGcataagtcgaggcgaaatgcttattgatcgctctcaaacacgcgttctctcattatggtgtggttatttctcactcaacatttaagaatgagtatatgttctttggtatttctaacttcttattactagcacgCAGAAACTATATGtcatcatagctctttggatgcttgggacgctggaacgttttgaagttggagtaggctttgtgggtatacctctcgtaagccctcacgagactataactcatccactagggacacctaggggtttaaaggcttgttacactCGCTAAGTATAACTGTAACCTCAACGAAAGGGAGTTGTTGTATGGGGGACTTTGATAGGGGTCTAACCTTGTATCGGTTTCTTGCACTTTTTTTagttacttctcttcaaaacatTGTATATTACTCTGTTTAGTATCTGAGTAGGTACTTGGCATGGTTTGGCACAAATGAAGGAAAATGGTGGTTTAAAGCATTGCTCTGAATCATCGTTGCTGGATAGAAAGCACAAGAAGTACATGCTGATGAAGCATTGAGAACAAAGACTGATCAAGGCAGCTACTGAAGTTCAGTTAGCATTTGATGAAGCAACTGAATTATTGGATCAGGGCACCAACATGGAACAACTAGTTACTGTAGCAGAAGGCCGACGTTAAGGCCACCTGAGTCTTTTACACCCTTATACAAACAAGATTCGGTCATTTATTATTCTCAGTTTCACCATTTCACAAACTTCTTCTCAATAAATCGAGAGCTGCTGCAAGGGATCATGCCGGCAGACTATAGGTTCAAGAGTATTTCACGGCAGGTTTGGAGTTGTCTGCAAGGTGAGAAGAACACAGATTCAAGATGGCCAGATGGATTTGGAATTCGAGAAGGACATGGAAGAACTGAATTTCGTGATGGTGTTGAAAATCAGTTGAGAAACTGATGTAAATgtcgatggagtttgataaaTCAAGAGGAAGCAggtgttagggtaccgaccccaACTCGTCATAGGCCCATGAGTAGAACTCAACTTGAAAActggttgactagatgagggatcccattgacttataaactacccaattaaTCCCCAtataccaatgtgggactaaggtcccaacatcccaccacgcttccagacccaacgtcctcgttgTATCACTCTATCGACACTGGCCGGACGAtagccctttctcttatggcggcTCCACTCGCCTGCCAGTATTCAATGCTggtgacaactacgcccatacataggtgcccatacactttaatctagcctataggtcaccccttatgtgGAGCAGGCATGGGTCGTtgtggttggctctgataccaaatgtcaGGGTACCGACccaaactcgtcataagcccatgggtagaactcaagtcgaaaaccggttgactagatgagggatcccattgacttataaattaCCCAATTAAGCCTCATATACCAATGTGTGACTAAGGTCCCAACAACAGGATTTGTGAAAGAATGGAGGGATTGTTGGTGGTTCTAAGAGCTTCATTTGAGACCTGGAATACAAGGCAGAAGaactgaagatgttgttgttggttTTTGATGATAAATGGCCCAGGTTGATGATGATATAAAATTACTAGTGGAATATGAACAATGGGTTTGTGCTGAATTGAACTGGCAGGAGttggagagctagagaagaagatttcttgatGCACAGTAACAACACTTCATTATGTTCAGCAGGTGTTTACAAAATTGCCTAATTCAGGAACAACTAAAAATCAAGGGAATGAAGATGTTTGTCTTCCGCAACCGGGGATCGAGTTTGAAGCTAGAATTAATGAGGGTTTGTTGTTGTCTATCCATGGAGCTATGTGGATTGTTTACAATGGGTTTTGGTGATGTTTCAGTTGAGAAGTAAATGGTTGGAAGTGCTGGATGTACATGCAGATATGAGGGTTATTGGGAGACAGAATGGAATGAAATTGAGTTACTGATACTAATGGTGCGAGTTCGAGAAGAGAAACAAGATGCTGATGTCTGTGATCATGAAGCTGTAGTTCGAATGTGCAACAGTCTGGTGGAATTTCAAAACTAGAATTCAATGGAGAAGAGGCCAGGATGGATAACAAGACATATG is a genomic window of Papaver somniferum cultivar HN1 unplaced genomic scaffold, ASM357369v1 unplaced-scaffold_137, whole genome shotgun sequence containing:
- the LOC113334547 gene encoding uncharacterized protein LOC113334547 — its product is MELDAAGKQRNLQLNGLEEIRNDAYESFHIYKDKTKAFHDKMISQKSFLIGQKVLLFHSRLKFLSVELSSPKTGKIFKVNGHRVKPYYEQFVTENQEIIELSDPLPLEE